Proteins co-encoded in one Coriobacterium glomerans PW2 genomic window:
- a CDS encoding BtpA/SgcQ family protein → MSFLAKLFGTEKPVIGLLHLRPLPGDPRYYPDGSVSRVCEAAKRDLAALQDGGVDGILVTNEFSLPYERRVSPVTIAAMAHVIGTLQSELSTPWGAEAIYDGDATIELCAAVNAKFSRCLFAGAWVGDLGVIDRDVAATMRLKSALRLDGLRLFHFVTSEGEVYLNDRTTSEITESLMFNCSPDALVVGGSAAGKGPSGLLVDGVRKAACGVPVLCGTGCRESTIAEVFCDFDGAFVGTCLKRDGRFDAPIDPVRVGSFMAAARSARREKMRKN, encoded by the coding sequence ATGTCATTCTTGGCAAAGTTGTTCGGCACTGAGAAGCCGGTCATCGGCTTGCTTCATCTGAGGCCGCTTCCGGGAGATCCGCGCTACTATCCAGACGGCAGTGTCTCTCGCGTATGCGAGGCGGCAAAGCGAGATCTCGCTGCGCTGCAAGACGGCGGAGTCGATGGCATCCTCGTTACAAACGAATTCAGTCTGCCCTATGAGCGGCGCGTCTCCCCGGTGACGATCGCAGCCATGGCTCACGTGATCGGCACCTTGCAGTCGGAGCTGTCTACACCGTGGGGAGCTGAGGCGATCTATGACGGGGACGCGACGATAGAGCTGTGCGCTGCGGTGAATGCGAAGTTCAGCAGATGTCTGTTCGCAGGAGCTTGGGTCGGAGATCTTGGAGTCATTGATCGAGATGTTGCAGCTACGATGCGACTGAAAAGCGCCTTGCGATTGGACGGGCTCAGGCTATTTCATTTTGTGACCAGCGAGGGCGAGGTTTATCTCAACGACCGCACAACTTCTGAGATCACCGAGTCCCTGATGTTCAATTGCTCGCCCGACGCTCTGGTGGTCGGAGGTTCTGCTGCGGGAAAGGGGCCGAGTGGCTTGCTAGTCGATGGGGTCAGGAAAGCTGCCTGCGGTGTTCCCGTGCTCTGCGGGACCGGTTGTCGTGAATCAACCATCGCCGAGGTCTTCTGCGACTTCGATGGCGCTTTCGTGGGAACGTGCTTAAAAAGAGACGGCCGCTTTGACGCGCCGATTGATCCCGTTCGAGTTGGGTCATTCATGGCTGCGGCACGTTCGGCCCGGCGGGAGAAAATGAGGAAGAATTGA
- a CDS encoding SIS domain-containing protein, with protein sequence MNAHEIIADVLRRKTKVDNIWWVACGGSLIDLMPANSLLQREGTTLSSHACTAREFTIMIPKKLGAHSLVIACSHSGNTPEVVGACRLARETGAYVIALTDAKGSKIDTGEWPVWVYPWGEGVPAAEVPAGISLWLAAELLDQQERYADFGNMTSGIAAMDEIIRSARVRVRNGLADRFASMCRDHEFLYIVGSGPNFSQTYGFAICSLMEMQWQNCCYIHSGEYFHGPLEVTEPGVFYFLQMGSSEFRTMDERARGFLKTHTDSLIVLDALEYGMKAIPESVRAYLDPVLFYAMNCEMRSARGRLFKHDPDVRRYMGVESY encoded by the coding sequence ATGAATGCACACGAGATCATCGCGGACGTGCTTCGGAGAAAGACCAAGGTGGACAACATCTGGTGGGTTGCTTGTGGTGGGTCTCTTATTGATCTTATGCCGGCGAACTCGCTGCTTCAACGGGAGGGGACGACACTGTCTTCTCATGCCTGCACTGCGCGCGAATTCACCATTATGATTCCGAAAAAACTCGGTGCCCACTCGCTCGTTATCGCTTGCAGTCACAGCGGCAACACTCCTGAGGTTGTCGGCGCGTGCCGCCTTGCACGAGAAACCGGTGCCTATGTGATCGCGCTGACCGATGCCAAAGGTTCAAAGATCGACACCGGTGAGTGGCCTGTCTGGGTCTATCCATGGGGCGAGGGCGTTCCAGCAGCGGAGGTTCCCGCTGGTATATCTCTATGGCTCGCCGCCGAGCTTCTCGATCAGCAGGAGAGATACGCAGATTTTGGAAACATGACGTCGGGTATCGCCGCGATGGACGAAATCATCCGCAGCGCGCGCGTGCGGGTGCGCAATGGTCTCGCAGATCGCTTTGCATCAATGTGCCGCGATCATGAATTCCTCTATATCGTGGGATCGGGTCCGAACTTTAGCCAGACATATGGCTTCGCTATCTGCTCGCTCATGGAGATGCAGTGGCAGAACTGTTGCTACATCCACTCAGGTGAGTACTTCCACGGACCGCTCGAGGTCACCGAGCCAGGCGTGTTTTACTTTCTTCAGATGGGTTCTTCCGAATTTAGAACGATGGATGAGCGCGCACGTGGCTTTCTCAAGACCCACACGGATTCTCTGATCGTTCTCGACGCGCTTGAATACGGTATGAAAGCGATTCCCGAGAGTGTTCGAGCATATCTCGATCCCGTTTTGTTCTATGCCATGAACTGCGAGATGCGCTCAGCACGCGGAAGGTTGTTCAAGCACGATCCGGACGTGCGGCGTTATATGGGCGTCGAGAGCTATTAG
- a CDS encoding amidohydrolase family protein: MVIDMHVHPLLYQEIYQSGSGPTGFETWESEFGMGHMGPMGFDELEAEMNAGDISRSVLLPIDLTATTGSALATNEQIAHLVEAHPDRLWGFASVDPHRADAANVLEQSFLELGAKGLCLHPAKQCFDPSDPELESLYKLCEEHNRPVLFEAGLSWEPAAPLNNSNPLTFERAIMMHPDVRFCLAHFAWPWVREMVALMLKYPNCYTDTSITYLDAPKEMMLRLFTVDMGPLWYERSLLHQVMFGSNTPRFRAFKLKGALDAVPMSKEARENLYWRTALRFLEGEGA; the protein is encoded by the coding sequence ATGGTTATCGACATGCATGTTCATCCGCTGCTTTATCAAGAGATCTACCAGTCTGGATCTGGCCCGACAGGTTTTGAAACATGGGAGAGCGAATTCGGTATGGGCCACATGGGCCCCATGGGATTCGATGAGCTTGAAGCGGAAATGAATGCAGGTGATATTTCAAGAAGCGTATTGCTTCCGATCGATCTTACTGCAACGACCGGTTCGGCGCTTGCAACAAACGAGCAGATCGCTCACCTGGTTGAGGCCCATCCGGACAGATTGTGGGGTTTTGCAAGCGTCGATCCCCATCGCGCCGATGCAGCGAACGTGCTGGAACAATCGTTTCTCGAGCTGGGAGCTAAAGGACTCTGCCTGCATCCCGCCAAGCAATGTTTTGATCCGAGTGACCCTGAACTCGAATCACTCTACAAGCTCTGTGAGGAGCACAATAGACCGGTTCTGTTTGAAGCAGGGTTATCTTGGGAGCCCGCCGCTCCTCTGAACAACAGCAATCCGCTCACGTTTGAGCGAGCGATCATGATGCATCCCGATGTTCGATTCTGCCTTGCACACTTTGCCTGGCCTTGGGTTCGCGAGATGGTTGCCCTGATGTTGAAATATCCGAATTGTTATACGGACACCTCCATAACCTATCTTGATGCACCCAAGGAGATGATGCTTCGTCTGTTCACTGTGGATATGGGGCCCCTCTGGTATGAGCGAAGCCTGCTTCATCAGGTGATGTTCGGAAGCAACACGCCGAGGTTCCGTGCTTTCAAGTTAAAGGGCGCATTGGATGCCGTGCCGATGAGCAAGGAGGCGCGCGAAAACCTCTACTGGCGTACAGCGCTGCGGTTTCTGGAAGGGGAGGGGGCCTGA
- a CDS encoding PfkB family carbohydrate kinase, protein MYPGGNAANFAVYAKRCGAARAAYMGIFGNDIAGEHVISSLCAEGIECVACKQMIGENGAASVTVVDGDRIFLGSNEGGIRGDARFVLDRFDLEYIRQFDVVHTGSYCFTERELPKIRKVGVPVSFDFSDDSASDYIRDVAPLVDFAFLSLPEDMQDDEVRTRLEALQALGPRFASATRGAAGCIAFDGRTFYTQRAKSVSELKDSMGAGDSFLTAFLMSFLDAEKRGITQKEAITDALDSSAAFAATICGMEGSWGHGKSYE, encoded by the coding sequence ATGTATCCGGGAGGCAACGCAGCGAACTTCGCTGTATATGCGAAGCGATGCGGGGCCGCACGCGCCGCATATATGGGTATTTTCGGTAATGATATCGCCGGCGAGCATGTTATCTCCAGTCTTTGCGCAGAGGGCATCGAGTGCGTGGCATGCAAACAGATGATCGGAGAAAATGGAGCGGCGAGTGTGACAGTTGTTGATGGTGATCGGATCTTTCTCGGATCGAATGAGGGGGGCATACGCGGGGACGCTCGTTTCGTGCTCGACCGTTTCGATTTGGAATACATCAGGCAGTTCGATGTCGTGCACACGGGAAGCTATTGTTTCACCGAACGCGAACTACCGAAGATCAGAAAGGTCGGCGTTCCGGTGAGCTTCGACTTTTCGGATGATTCAGCATCCGATTATATCCGCGATGTCGCCCCTCTAGTGGACTTCGCGTTCCTTTCGCTACCCGAGGATATGCAAGACGATGAGGTGCGAACGCGTTTGGAAGCGCTTCAAGCACTCGGACCACGGTTTGCATCGGCGACGCGCGGTGCTGCCGGCTGCATCGCCTTTGACGGGCGGACCTTCTACACGCAACGGGCAAAATCTGTTTCCGAACTGAAAGATTCCATGGGTGCCGGCGATTCTTTTCTGACGGCGTTCCTAATGAGTTTTCTTGACGCGGAAAAGCGCGGCATTACTCAAAAAGAGGCGATTACTGATGCGCTTGATTCTTCGGCTGCGTTCGCAGCGACAATTTGCGGCATGGAAGGTTCGTGGGGCCATGGGAAGAGCTATGAATAG
- the frlD gene encoding fructoselysine 6-kinase — MSVHACAAGFCCADVYEKLGIIYPTGNGIDWGIHLQRMGVPTSIVSVVGEDVYGRRMREQLDREGLDTSHLRSDEGQTSVMLMDLKNGIDRVHLEAIDGVMATFALTDEDEAFVLTHDVIHTDLFGNCLSHLAEWSEYQKTVIMDFSTFSQDPEYECERYIPFVDYAFMSFEKDTPDLREWLHHVQSLGPKVATATLGELGSVAYDGDRFFTCGIVDAPAVVNTVGAGDSYIAGFTNGVIEGLDIRSCMQAGASLSARVVSAFEPY, encoded by the coding sequence ATGTCTGTGCATGCATGTGCAGCTGGATTTTGCTGTGCGGATGTTTATGAAAAGCTGGGAATCATCTATCCGACTGGCAATGGAATCGATTGGGGCATCCACCTTCAGCGGATGGGAGTGCCGACCTCAATTGTCTCCGTAGTCGGCGAAGATGTGTACGGCAGACGTATGCGAGAGCAGCTTGATAGGGAGGGCCTTGATACCTCTCATCTGAGAAGTGATGAGGGACAGACCTCGGTGATGCTCATGGATCTCAAAAACGGCATCGATCGGGTCCATCTCGAGGCGATCGATGGCGTCATGGCGACATTTGCCCTTACTGATGAGGATGAGGCGTTCGTACTGACACACGATGTCATTCACACCGATCTGTTTGGGAATTGTCTTTCGCATCTCGCTGAATGGAGCGAGTACCAAAAGACAGTCATCATGGATTTCTCCACGTTCAGCCAAGATCCCGAGTATGAATGCGAGCGCTATATCCCCTTTGTGGATTATGCATTTATGTCGTTTGAGAAGGATACCCCTGATCTGCGCGAATGGCTGCATCATGTTCAATCGCTCGGTCCAAAGGTAGCCACGGCGACGCTGGGCGAGCTGGGTAGCGTCGCTTACGACGGCGACAGGTTTTTCACATGCGGCATAGTTGATGCCCCTGCTGTTGTGAACACGGTGGGAGCTGGTGATTCCTATATCGCGGGATTTACGAATGGTGTCATCGAAGGACTTGATATCAGATCTTGCATGCAAGCAGGCGCATCGCTGTCAGCGCGGGTCGTCAGTGCGTTCGAACCGTATTAA
- a CDS encoding amidohydrolase family protein, with protein sequence MRKRKLVLLSRCVFTGTQEQPFNGFVSLCGNLIEAVGPAAEAPSFIAAADETRDLGNCTLMPGLIDVHTFFSGWLLRRLGADCAPATDAEQIIQSLKCWAADHERSMAAIGHDLPNDLLQGDGRTTLETALEEGFGDKPAVVFASNGTTCAMNAAAVSRYGFSPECCYSEKLWRLIAECLALPEAGSVYSKYMRMLNARGVTSIKEMSFDDYYGFATEMKKKEDDDDLSIRVSMMSQPVGRGLDLAYARDAQQRFSGSFVRFSGFNRMIDRGVAAGLAEMIQPYEKSAVAGAAGRTVIENPDWPLIEQEVRAGDAEGFRFSLHCQGDGAVRHTVGLLDSLTKNSAGRLRCRHAITDLENTDPRDLVRFGRMGGICEVYPQIFMLDPREECVAMMRRQIGEQRLRRSWNRRAMFDSGCVVCCGTDLPLLLPDIGDSIYCACGGRFADGRSFNSQNTCSISELLGAWTAGGAYDLEREHDIGTLESGKLADICVLDRNLFALDSTAAREARIVLTISDGRIVYES encoded by the coding sequence ATGAGAAAACGGAAGCTCGTCTTATTGTCACGATGCGTTTTCACCGGAACTCAGGAGCAACCGTTCAACGGGTTCGTTTCACTATGCGGCAACCTGATCGAAGCAGTCGGACCGGCAGCCGAGGCACCGTCGTTCATTGCAGCGGCCGATGAAACCCGCGATCTCGGGAACTGCACGCTCATGCCCGGCCTGATTGACGTCCACACATTCTTTTCCGGTTGGTTGCTACGCAGGCTTGGCGCAGATTGCGCACCAGCGACCGATGCTGAACAAATCATTCAATCGTTGAAATGCTGGGCGGCAGATCATGAGCGATCCATGGCAGCCATCGGTCATGATCTTCCAAATGATCTGTTGCAAGGGGACGGGAGAACAACACTAGAGACAGCTCTTGAAGAGGGTTTCGGCGATAAGCCGGCAGTTGTCTTCGCATCAAACGGCACGACATGCGCTATGAATGCTGCGGCTGTCTCACGCTACGGCTTCTCGCCGGAATGCTGTTACTCAGAAAAGCTATGGCGTCTGATCGCTGAGTGCCTCGCGCTGCCGGAGGCTGGATCAGTGTATTCGAAATACATGCGAATGCTGAATGCTCGAGGAGTCACCTCGATCAAGGAGATGTCGTTTGATGACTATTACGGCTTTGCAACCGAAATGAAAAAAAAGGAGGACGATGACGATCTCTCAATACGCGTATCGATGATGAGCCAGCCGGTGGGGCGCGGGTTGGATCTTGCATATGCACGAGACGCTCAGCAGAGATTCAGTGGGTCGTTTGTCCGATTTTCAGGTTTCAATCGTATGATCGACCGCGGCGTAGCTGCTGGTCTCGCAGAGATGATACAGCCTTATGAAAAGAGCGCGGTCGCGGGGGCGGCTGGCCGAACCGTTATCGAAAATCCGGATTGGCCGCTTATCGAACAGGAGGTTCGAGCTGGCGACGCTGAGGGATTTCGCTTTTCACTTCACTGCCAAGGGGACGGCGCCGTGCGTCATACGGTCGGTCTGCTTGATTCGCTGACGAAAAACAGCGCAGGTCGTCTCAGGTGCCGTCATGCGATCACAGATCTGGAGAACACGGATCCTCGCGACCTTGTCCGGTTCGGGAGAATGGGTGGAATCTGCGAAGTGTATCCGCAGATATTCATGCTCGATCCTCGAGAGGAATGCGTTGCAATGATGCGTCGGCAGATCGGTGAGCAACGCCTGCGGCGCAGCTGGAATCGACGTGCGATGTTTGATAGCGGATGCGTCGTATGTTGTGGAACCGATCTGCCGTTGCTGCTCCCTGATATCGGGGATTCGATTTACTGTGCGTGCGGAGGACGCTTTGCGGACGGACGTTCCTTCAATTCTCAGAACACCTGCTCGATTTCGGAATTGCTCGGAGCATGGACGGCCGGCGGCGCATATGATCTCGAGCGCGAGCATGATATCGGAACGCTCGAGTCCGGAAAGCTCGCCGATATCTGCGTGCTTGATCGGAATCTGTTCGCATTGGATTCTACTGCTGCCAGAGAAGCCCGGATCGTCCTTACGATCTCGGATGGTCGAATCGTATATGAGTCATAG
- a CDS encoding FGGY-family carbohydrate kinase, whose protein sequence is MRYYMGIDVGTGESKGVIIDESCTIVAQKTLAHETQNPRPGWYQHDADAIWWGDFCQLSRELIAAAKIPAERIRCVGLSALGSDCVAVDADGAALAPAILYGIDARSAPQIKELIAEYGEDRARELIGHDPCSSDVSPKVLWYKENMPDIHDRAAKFLTASSFLCAKLTGRFTIDRYLAEDFLPMYDPVSWRVDSEHISRFCRSDQMAEVCSATDIAGSVTEIAAKATGLTKGTPVLVGTGDSGAEAISTGVCRPGDLMVQLGSTCYIICVTDHLINDSRLWPGSFIIPDQFAVCAGTNTAGSLTGWLGDELYRDAVASERTGGPNVFEAMASEAKRIPPGSEGLICLPYFAGERTPINDPDARGVFFGLTLRHTRAHMVRAALEGIAFSIAAHISILEHDHGLRINRIVAAGGGTKNPVWLQAISDACCKEVSTASVSIGASYGDALMAALADGACSSWNDLAARVGKGMTFEPDRAASALFTERKDLFDNLYRRNSDLMHALGSNRTS, encoded by the coding sequence ATGCGTTACTATATGGGAATCGACGTCGGCACGGGAGAATCAAAAGGGGTGATCATCGACGAGAGCTGCACGATTGTCGCTCAGAAGACGCTCGCGCATGAAACGCAGAACCCGCGGCCCGGTTGGTATCAACATGACGCGGATGCGATCTGGTGGGGTGATTTCTGCCAGTTGTCACGCGAGCTGATCGCTGCCGCCAAAATCCCGGCCGAGCGCATAAGATGCGTGGGACTTTCAGCTCTGGGTTCTGACTGCGTTGCCGTTGATGCGGATGGAGCAGCTCTCGCGCCTGCGATATTATATGGGATCGATGCACGAAGCGCACCGCAGATCAAAGAGCTTATCGCGGAGTACGGTGAGGACCGCGCGCGCGAGCTCATCGGCCACGATCCGTGTTCCTCGGATGTTTCGCCGAAGGTGCTCTGGTACAAAGAGAACATGCCTGACATACATGATCGTGCTGCAAAGTTTCTCACCGCTTCTTCCTTCTTGTGCGCGAAGCTCACCGGTAGATTCACGATCGACCGCTATCTCGCAGAGGACTTTCTGCCGATGTACGATCCCGTCAGCTGGCGCGTGGATTCAGAGCACATCTCGCGGTTTTGTCGTTCGGATCAGATGGCCGAAGTCTGCTCGGCGACCGATATAGCCGGATCGGTCACCGAGATCGCCGCGAAGGCAACTGGACTTACAAAGGGGACGCCGGTTCTAGTGGGAACCGGCGACTCGGGTGCCGAGGCCATATCCACCGGTGTGTGCCGTCCCGGAGATCTCATGGTTCAACTGGGAAGTACGTGCTATATCATCTGCGTCACCGATCATCTGATCAACGATTCGAGGCTCTGGCCGGGATCATTCATCATTCCAGATCAGTTTGCCGTCTGCGCGGGCACGAACACGGCCGGATCTCTCACCGGGTGGCTGGGAGACGAACTCTATCGGGACGCCGTGGCAAGTGAGCGAACAGGCGGTCCGAATGTCTTTGAAGCTATGGCTTCAGAAGCGAAACGCATACCTCCCGGGTCCGAGGGTCTGATCTGTCTACCGTATTTTGCCGGCGAGCGCACGCCGATCAATGATCCGGATGCGCGCGGTGTCTTCTTCGGTCTCACGCTGAGACATACGCGCGCCCACATGGTCAGAGCCGCGCTCGAGGGTATCGCATTTTCGATTGCCGCGCATATCTCGATTCTGGAACACGATCACGGCCTGCGGATCAATCGTATCGTTGCCGCCGGCGGCGGAACGAAGAATCCCGTGTGGCTGCAGGCGATCTCGGATGCGTGCTGCAAGGAAGTTTCGACGGCATCGGTCAGCATCGGCGCCAGCTATGGAGACGCATTGATGGCGGCACTTGCCGATGGTGCATGCTCCAGTTGGAATGATCTCGCAGCTCGGGTCGGGAAGGGGATGACATTTGAACCCGATCGTGCAGCGAGCGCGCTCTTCACCGAACGAAAAGATCTCTTCGACAATCTATATCGGCGAAACAGTGATCTCATGCATGCCTTGGGATCAAATCGCACTTCGTGA
- a CDS encoding sugar phosphate isomerase/epimerase family protein: MRSTSKPHLRREQIAGMNIHYIMWSLDYFLNAQQRLGFRSLELWCAEPHVTLDHTGYFEASDIARKAEQRGLRIRTLCPENVVYPWQYCARKPLHEQRSLAYFKHGIELAEVLGCERMSINSGWGDFDEDRQDAWKRSREHLSILAAYAGEHGLTLAMESLRPEESNLVTTLADARRMIDEVNSPFLEPMVDTTAMGVAGETLEMWFSEFGNDVIHEMHFIDGDPYGHLVWGDGTHDLASFIRILGEHSFEGMLGQEITDARYLEDPVAADERNMKALETFFSE; this comes from the coding sequence ATGAGATCAACTTCGAAACCGCACCTGCGGCGCGAGCAGATTGCGGGAATGAACATCCACTACATCATGTGGTCGCTGGATTACTTTTTGAATGCTCAGCAACGCTTGGGCTTCAGATCTTTGGAGCTGTGGTGCGCAGAGCCGCATGTGACACTCGATCATACGGGGTATTTCGAAGCTTCAGATATCGCACGGAAAGCGGAGCAGCGAGGACTTCGCATCAGGACGCTGTGTCCGGAAAATGTTGTCTATCCATGGCAGTATTGTGCGCGAAAGCCACTTCATGAGCAGCGCAGCCTCGCATATTTCAAGCATGGCATCGAGCTCGCCGAGGTCCTCGGTTGCGAGCGGATGTCGATCAATTCTGGCTGGGGGGATTTTGATGAGGACCGACAGGATGCTTGGAAGCGCAGCAGAGAACACCTGTCTATCTTAGCCGCATATGCCGGAGAGCACGGTTTGACCCTTGCTATGGAGAGCTTGAGACCTGAGGAGAGCAATCTCGTCACGACGCTTGCTGATGCGAGGCGCATGATCGATGAGGTGAACAGCCCATTTCTTGAACCGATGGTTGACACGACGGCGATGGGGGTGGCGGGTGAGACTCTTGAGATGTGGTTCTCTGAATTCGGCAACGATGTGATCCATGAGATGCATTTCATTGATGGAGATCCCTACGGTCATCTCGTATGGGGCGACGGAACGCATGATCTGGCGTCTTTCATCCGCATTTTGGGCGAGCACAGCTTCGAGGGCATGCTCGGACAAGAGATTACCGACGCCCGCTATCTCGAAGATCCGGTTGCGGCAGATGAGCGCAACATGAAGGCGTTAGAAACCTTCTTCAGCGAATAG
- a CDS encoding YfcC family protein, with the protein MKKRLRFRLPHVYTIAFLLIVFFAALTWVVPSGQFDRKMISTAAGEREVAVAGTYHEVDKLETDASSGETVDYRQGVPAILQAPTKGIQAAADVVAFVLLIGGSFAVIAKTNALNAGMSRVVKKLKNRDVLIVPIMMTLFSICGTTFGMSEEALPFYAVFIPVMMGLGYDSMTAFIICFLAPNIGYAASTIDPFNVLISQGIIGIEGNPQLWLRFIAWLVMTGAGIAWAMRYAHRVKAAPATSITYEDDKDKRVEFAVSDSSIEQEFTLRQKLVVIEFVMGMGVIVWGLVTQGWYMDQISMVFTGMGLFAGVLGGLDQETIADEFVKGISDFAYAACIIGIARGILVVAESGLIIDTILNSLAGVLSGAPAAVYTTFMYIVLGLLSFLVPSSSGLAALTMPVMGPLTELVGLNPESAVTALQFANQTINTISPVAGMTVAGLAVCRISFAQWWKTIWKFFLFMVATGIVLTAVSGVLPN; encoded by the coding sequence ATGAAAAAACGACTTCGTTTTAGACTGCCTCATGTCTATACCATCGCCTTTCTGCTCATCGTTTTTTTCGCAGCGCTCACTTGGGTTGTTCCTTCGGGTCAGTTTGATAGAAAGATGATCAGCACCGCTGCAGGGGAGCGAGAGGTGGCTGTCGCAGGCACCTACCATGAGGTTGACAAACTAGAAACAGATGCGAGTTCCGGCGAGACGGTGGATTACCGACAAGGTGTGCCAGCAATTCTGCAGGCTCCGACGAAGGGAATTCAGGCGGCTGCCGATGTTGTTGCGTTCGTGTTGCTCATCGGTGGTTCATTTGCCGTGATAGCAAAAACAAACGCACTCAATGCAGGGATGAGCCGCGTTGTGAAAAAGCTCAAGAACAGAGACGTGCTCATCGTTCCGATTATGATGACACTGTTTTCCATCTGCGGAACCACCTTTGGCATGTCTGAGGAAGCCCTACCGTTCTATGCGGTTTTCATCCCCGTCATGATGGGTCTCGGCTACGATTCGATGACGGCATTCATCATTTGCTTTCTTGCTCCGAACATCGGTTACGCAGCTTCGACAATCGATCCGTTCAACGTTTTGATTTCACAGGGCATCATCGGGATAGAGGGCAATCCCCAGCTTTGGTTGCGCTTCATCGCATGGCTGGTGATGACCGGTGCCGGAATCGCCTGGGCAATGCGCTATGCACATCGTGTGAAAGCAGCACCTGCTACATCGATCACCTACGAAGATGACAAGGACAAGCGCGTTGAGTTCGCTGTCAGCGATTCCTCCATCGAGCAGGAGTTCACACTTCGCCAAAAGCTCGTTGTGATCGAATTCGTCATGGGCATGGGTGTCATCGTTTGGGGTCTGGTGACACAGGGCTGGTACATGGATCAGATTTCGATGGTGTTTACCGGTATGGGGCTTTTTGCCGGCGTTCTCGGCGGACTTGACCAAGAGACGATCGCGGATGAGTTCGTCAAAGGCATTTCGGATTTCGCCTACGCCGCCTGCATTATTGGGATCGCACGCGGTATTTTGGTTGTAGCCGAAAGCGGTCTGATCATAGACACCATTCTCAACAGCCTTGCCGGGGTGCTCTCCGGTGCCCCTGCTGCGGTGTACACGACTTTTATGTACATAGTACTCGGCCTGCTTTCATTTTTGGTCCCCTCCAGCTCGGGGCTGGCAGCGCTGACGATGCCCGTCATGGGACCCTTGACAGAACTCGTGGGTCTGAATCCGGAGTCCGCTGTCACCGCGCTGCAGTTCGCCAATCAGACGATCAACACTATCAGTCCGGTCGCCGGCATGACGGTAGCGGGGTTGGCCGTCTGCAGGATCTCCTTCGCTCAGTGGTGGAAAACCATATGGAAATTTTTCCTGTTCATGGTGGCGACCGGGATCGTTCTGACGGCCGTCTCTGGCGTATTGCCGAATTAG
- a CDS encoding secondary thiamine-phosphate synthase enzyme YjbQ, with product MVEFKTLSYLSTKPTQFIDITGDIHDAVEASGIDKGLVAIILAHTTCGIVVNEGLSCVELDLSAALDRIAPAEEIYAHAHFLPSYGATGNNSCGHIKSMITGNSCLFPVMDGRVICGSAQNIYLAEFDGPQKRNVFVEIIGE from the coding sequence ATGGTGGAGTTCAAGACGTTGAGCTATCTGAGCACCAAGCCGACGCAGTTCATCGATATCACGGGTGACATCCACGATGCGGTAGAGGCCAGCGGGATCGATAAGGGTCTCGTCGCCATCATCTTGGCCCATACTACCTGCGGTATCGTGGTGAACGAGGGCCTGTCATGCGTCGAGCTGGATCTGTCGGCAGCGTTGGACCGGATCGCGCCCGCGGAGGAGATCTATGCGCACGCTCATTTCCTGCCCAGCTATGGGGCGACGGGTAACAACTCGTGCGGTCATATCAAAAGTATGATCACCGGGAACAGCTGCTTGTTTCCGGTGATGGATGGACGCGTGATCTGTGGAAGCGCGCAAAACATATACCTGGCGGAGTTCGATGGACCGCAAAAAAGAAACGTCTTCGTCGAGATTATAGGTGAATGA